The Oncorhynchus tshawytscha isolate Ot180627B linkage group LG08, Otsh_v2.0, whole genome shotgun sequence genome window below encodes:
- the LOC112255773 gene encoding psychosine receptor-like, protein MCILSVIILFTNFYTSDGLLCCIALNRYLAVVHPLKYPILRRLDTAVMISVAIWVLVVSFNTSTIIWTDSYNSDEQRAMCLDVFPLRDSLLQVSVARFVLGFLFPVLLVSFCCRGICVAVRANQATEEQERRHVSQLLVMVLLTLGLCFGLIHIMMLLRGLLEHCGSPSWLFLPYKVSMAISALNSVADPFLYCFITRLGKANVTQVVHYLQRKRKVNCQEVV, encoded by the coding sequence ATGTGCATTCTCTCCGTCATAATCCTCTTTACTAACTTCTACACCAGCGATGGGCTGCTTTGCTGTATTGCTCTGAACCGTTACCTGGCTGTGGTCCACCCGCTAAAGTATCCCATCCTGAGGAGGCTCGACACGGCCGTGATGATCAGTGTGGCTATCTGGGTGCTGGTGGTCTCCTTCAATACCTCCACCATCATCTGGACCGACTCGTACAACTCAGATGAGCAGAGAGCCATGTGTTTAGACGTGTTCCCCTTGAGGGACAGTCTGCTACAGGTCAGTGTGGCTCGTTTCGTCCtgggtttcctgtttcctgtcctgCTGGTGTCGTTCTGCTGTCGGGGGATCTGTGTGGCAGTACGTGCCAACCAGGCCacggaggagcaggagaggagacatgTGTCCCAACTCCTGGTGATGGTGCTGCTCACCCTGGGGCTCTGCTTTGGACTCATCCACATTATGATGCTCTTGCGGGGGCTGCTGGAGCACTGTGGGAGCCCCTCCTGGCTCTTCCTGCCCTATAAGGTCAGTATGGCGATATCAGCACTCAACAGCGTGGCTGACCCCTTCCTCTACTGTTTCATCACCAGGCTGGGCAAGGCAAATGTCACACAGGTGGTACACTACCTCCAGCGGAAGAGAAAGGTGAATTGTCAGGAGGTGGTGTAA